A single window of Desulfovibrio sp. G11 DNA harbors:
- the infB gene encoding translation initiation factor IF-2: MSEEKIKVSELAKEFPAVPNKDMLRALRELGASAKSMAGSLTTEEAARVREHFAEQKQADAERSGSHPNVIVRRRRKDADKADAPEVTEAAPAAREEVAPPAEEKPAAVEAPAQAEPVAEAPAASPHKVEEKAAPEAAKAEPAEKAKSSKARVVSAARVISRPGEEEEKKPEPVVESKPEPVAEISPVAAALAAREAAARAEEKSSEKGEEKGAKAARLARPDASAMPEGSSAPTLPQRAPEARTEAWKDADASAAADAAPRRAPRADGGQAPSAAPQVRIISRPAPGSQPDRSTRPAGGRPGAPGGPRGDSAGRPPRPGGPRPSGPGGPRPAGGPRPGGFGQQPAAPASPTDTRDGQSKKKRLKGRRTVDFQQGDFGGRRDDDDSQRLNRGKGRRKGGKPTSSQATQPLKAAKRKIRVTEAIRVADMAHQMGLKANEIIKVLFGLGVMATINQALDFDTATLVASEFGYEVEKAGFSEDDYLTPKEVDAPETLKPRPPVVTIMGHVDHGKTSLLDAIRKSNVTSGEAGGITQHIGAYHVKTKRGEIVFLDTPGHEAFTAMRARGAQVTDLVILVVAADDGVMEQTREAINHARAAGVPIMVAVNKMDKPSADPDRVLRELAELGLQAEEWGGDTIVAKVAAKTRMGLDDLLEMVALQSEIMELKANPDKAAKGHIVEAKLDKGRGPVATVLIQEGTLRQGDSFVCGPFSGRVRALMNDQGKKVKEAGPSLPVEVQGFEGVPEAGEEFFVVSDEKLARRIADSRAIKQRERELASESRVTLETFLSQRKSDQETLTLNLVLKSDVQGSLEAITEALLKQSTDKVRINVVHGGTGAITESDILLASASQAIIIGFNVRPTAKIKDVAEHENVDIRFYEIIYKLVDDIKSAMAGLLAPVQREVYLGQAEVRDTFSVPKIGLIAGSYVADGKIARNAGVRLLRDGVVVYTGKISSLKRFKDDAREVVKGNECGVGLENFNDVKIGDIIEAFETVEEAATL, encoded by the coding sequence ATGTCTGAAGAAAAAATTAAAGTATCGGAACTTGCCAAGGAATTTCCGGCAGTGCCCAACAAGGATATGCTGCGCGCATTGCGCGAGCTGGGCGCGTCGGCAAAATCTATGGCCGGGTCCCTGACCACTGAGGAGGCGGCACGCGTGCGCGAACATTTTGCCGAACAAAAACAGGCGGATGCCGAGCGTTCCGGCTCACACCCCAATGTCATCGTGCGCCGTCGCCGTAAGGATGCCGATAAGGCCGACGCCCCCGAAGTGACAGAAGCGGCCCCCGCCGCCAGGGAAGAGGTCGCTCCTCCGGCCGAGGAAAAGCCCGCGGCGGTTGAAGCCCCCGCCCAGGCCGAGCCTGTGGCCGAAGCTCCTGCGGCAAGCCCGCACAAGGTCGAGGAAAAGGCCGCGCCTGAAGCCGCAAAGGCCGAACCCGCCGAAAAAGCAAAAAGCTCCAAGGCCAGGGTTGTGTCTGCGGCTCGCGTTATCAGCCGCCCCGGCGAAGAAGAAGAAAAAAAGCCCGAACCCGTGGTGGAAAGCAAGCCCGAGCCTGTGGCGGAAATTTCGCCCGTGGCCGCGGCTCTTGCTGCCCGTGAAGCCGCCGCCAGGGCCGAAGAAAAAAGTTCTGAAAAAGGCGAAGAAAAAGGCGCCAAGGCTGCCCGCCTGGCCCGTCCCGACGCTTCAGCCATGCCCGAAGGCTCATCGGCGCCCACCCTGCCCCAGCGCGCGCCCGAAGCCCGTACAGAAGCCTGGAAAGACGCCGACGCTTCCGCTGCGGCCGATGCCGCTCCTCGCCGCGCCCCCCGGGCGGATGGCGGTCAGGCGCCTTCTGCCGCGCCTCAGGTGCGTATTATTTCACGGCCTGCGCCCGGCAGCCAGCCCGACCGCAGCACGCGGCCCGCTGGCGGACGTCCCGGCGCTCCGGGTGGCCCCCGCGGCGACAGCGCCGGCAGGCCCCCGCGTCCCGGTGGTCCCCGTCCCAGTGGTCCCGGCGGTCCCAGACCGGCAGGTGGTCCCCGTCCCGGCGGATTCGGCCAGCAGCCTGCTGCGCCCGCATCCCCCACTGACACCCGCGATGGCCAGAGCAAGAAAAAGCGCCTCAAGGGCCGCCGCACCGTGGATTTCCAGCAGGGAGATTTCGGCGGACGCCGCGACGACGACGACAGCCAGCGCCTGAACCGGGGCAAGGGCCGCCGCAAGGGCGGCAAGCCCACTTCCTCGCAGGCCACCCAGCCGCTCAAGGCCGCAAAGCGCAAGATCCGTGTTACCGAGGCGATCCGTGTGGCCGACATGGCTCACCAGATGGGCCTCAAAGCCAACGAGATCATCAAGGTTCTCTTCGGGCTGGGCGTTATGGCCACCATCAACCAGGCCCTGGACTTCGACACGGCCACTCTGGTGGCTTCCGAATTCGGCTACGAAGTGGAAAAGGCCGGCTTCTCCGAAGACGATTACCTGACCCCCAAGGAAGTGGACGCGCCTGAAACCCTCAAGCCGCGCCCGCCCGTTGTGACCATTATGGGTCACGTCGACCACGGCAAGACCTCGCTGCTTGACGCCATACGCAAGTCCAACGTCACCAGCGGCGAAGCCGGGGGCATTACCCAGCATATCGGCGCCTACCACGTAAAGACCAAGCGCGGCGAGATTGTCTTCCTTGACACGCCCGGCCACGAAGCCTTTACAGCCATGCGCGCCCGCGGTGCCCAGGTGACGGACCTTGTCATCCTTGTGGTAGCTGCCGACGACGGCGTGATGGAGCAGACCCGCGAGGCCATCAACCATGCCCGCGCCGCCGGTGTACCCATCATGGTTGCCGTCAACAAGATGGACAAACCCAGCGCCGACCCTGACCGCGTACTGCGCGAACTGGCCGAACTGGGCCTGCAGGCCGAAGAATGGGGCGGCGACACCATTGTTGCCAAGGTGGCCGCCAAGACCCGCATGGGCCTTGACGATCTGCTTGAAATGGTGGCCCTGCAGTCTGAAATTATGGAGCTCAAGGCCAATCCCGACAAGGCCGCCAAAGGCCACATCGTGGAAGCCAAACTCGACAAGGGCCGCGGCCCCGTGGCTACCGTACTCATCCAGGAAGGAACCCTGCGCCAGGGCGACAGCTTTGTGTGCGGCCCCTTCTCCGGCCGGGTGCGCGCGCTCATGAACGACCAGGGCAAAAAGGTCAAGGAAGCCGGGCCGTCCCTGCCTGTTGAAGTGCAGGGCTTTGAGGGCGTGCCTGAAGCCGGTGAAGAGTTCTTTGTGGTCAGCGACGAAAAGCTGGCCCGCCGCATCGCCGACTCTCGCGCCATCAAACAGCGCGAACGCGAACTGGCCTCCGAATCGCGCGTTACGCTCGAAACATTCCTGTCGCAACGCAAGTCCGATCAGGAAACACTTACGCTCAACCTGGTGCTCAAGTCCGACGTGCAGGGCAGCCTTGAAGCCATCACGGAAGCGCTGCTCAAGCAGAGCACCGACAAGGTACGCATCAACGTGGTGCATGGCGGCACCGGCGCGATCACAGAATCTGACATTCTGCTGGCTTCCGCCTCGCAGGCCATCATCATCGGCTTCAACGTGCGTCCCACAGCCAAGATCAAGGATGTGGCCGAGCACGAAAATGTGGATATCCGCTTCTACGAGATCATCTACAAGCTGGTGGACGACATCAAGAGCGCCATGGCAGGCCTGCTGGCCCCCGTGCAGCGTGAGGTCTACCTCGGCCAGGCCGAAGTGCGCGACACCTTCAGTGTACCCAAGATCGGCCTTATCGCCGGCTCCTATGTGGCCGACGGCAAGATCGCCCGTAATGCCGGCGTGCGCCTGCTGCGCGACGGCGTGGTGGTCTACACAGGCAAAATCTCTTCCCTCAAGCGCTTCAAGGATGACGCAAGGGAAGTGGTCAAGGGCAACGAATGCGGCGTAGGCCTGGAAAACTTCAATGACGTCAAGATTGGCGATATCATTGAAGCCTTTGAAACAGTTGAAGAAGCAGCTACGCTGTAG
- a CDS encoding DUF503 domain-containing protein, which translates to MFMAVLTVEFSLHGNDNLKAKRRVANSLKQKTRNKFNVAIAEAGTENSLSRLRLAVVSISNSEGHLRSRMDKCALMMEAVCPEEMVDSQVEIYAAD; encoded by the coding sequence ATGTTCATGGCTGTTCTTACCGTGGAATTCAGTCTGCACGGCAACGACAATCTTAAGGCAAAACGCCGCGTTGCCAACAGCCTGAAGCAGAAGACCCGAAACAAATTCAACGTGGCCATCGCCGAGGCAGGCACTGAGAACAGTCTCAGCCGCCTGCGGCTGGCCGTTGTCTCCATTTCCAACAGCGAAGGACACCTGCGTAGCCGCATGGACAAATGCGCGCTCATGATGGAAGCCGTTTGCCCGGAAGAAATGGTGGACAGTCAGGTGGAAATATATGCAGCCGACTGA
- the rimP gene encoding ribosome maturation factor RimP, whose amino-acid sequence MTDNALRETIIRLAQPVVHTLGLVIWGVETARAGRTIVRLFVDVPTIPQRPGMPEGSEEPSSAITAPAPAHDPQESSGAEAPAAPTSATIEQCEEISRHLALALEVEDSIADAYVLEVSTPGLSRLFFSLEQMLPYVGDVVEARLHTPVASTDPAAHGGPRRVWRGTLVAVEDDAFVLAPVTVSPEGEVEDENQPPVRLPWEAVRRATRMYIFKKPQKPGKKPGKPQGKEAPKGGSGSTAPKKAAAKKKAGRTAAEND is encoded by the coding sequence ATGACTGATAACGCCCTGAGAGAAACCATCATACGCCTGGCCCAACCCGTGGTGCACACCCTCGGACTTGTCATCTGGGGGGTGGAAACAGCCCGCGCCGGGCGCACCATCGTGCGGCTCTTTGTAGACGTGCCGACGATACCGCAACGGCCCGGCATGCCCGAAGGGTCTGAAGAGCCATCATCAGCCATCACCGCGCCTGCTCCGGCTCATGATCCACAAGAATCTTCCGGCGCTGAAGCGCCGGCCGCCCCCACATCCGCTACCATTGAACAGTGCGAAGAAATTTCCCGCCATCTGGCCCTTGCTCTTGAAGTGGAGGACAGCATCGCGGACGCCTACGTGCTGGAGGTTTCGACCCCCGGCCTGAGCCGCCTGTTCTTCAGCCTTGAGCAGATGCTCCCCTATGTGGGCGACGTGGTGGAAGCGCGGCTGCACACGCCTGTCGCCTCCACTGATCCCGCAGCCCACGGTGGCCCGCGCCGCGTGTGGCGCGGCACGCTCGTCGCAGTTGAGGACGATGCCTTTGTGCTCGCGCCCGTGACCGTCAGCCCCGAAGGCGAAGTGGAAGACGAAAACCAGCCGCCCGTGCGCCTGCCCTGGGAGGCGGTACGCAGGGCCACCCGTATGTATATTTTCAAAAAGCCGCAGAAGCCGGGCAAAAAACCCGGCAAGCCCCAAGGCAAAGAAGCCCCCAAGGGCGGCAGCGGCAGTACGGCCCCCAAAAAGGCCGCAGCCAAAAAGAAAGCTGGCAGAACCGCTGCCGAAAACGACTAG
- a CDS encoding YlxR family protein, whose amino-acid sequence MGERQETAVAVEGPVRMCVMCRRRFAKAQLTRHVLTPQGILTIDAEKTRPGRGWYLCSDAACMAKFVRFRPGARRKGGKHV is encoded by the coding sequence ATGGGGGAAAGGCAAGAAACTGCCGTGGCCGTTGAAGGGCCGGTGCGCATGTGCGTTATGTGCCGCCGCCGCTTCGCCAAGGCCCAGCTTACCCGCCATGTGCTGACGCCCCAGGGAATTTTGACTATTGACGCTGAAAAAACCAGACCTGGCAGGGGCTGGTATCTCTGTTCCGATGCCGCATGCATGGCGAAATTCGTCAGGTTCAGGCCCGGGGCACGGCGCAAGGGGGGTAAACATGTCTGA
- the nusA gene encoding transcription termination factor NusA, translating into MNLELKKAIDQISKDKGLDRNMLIDTLEDAVRTSVLRRFSEDMDVEVSYNDETGDIEVYQFKIVMADGDVANPDTQIELAEAREHDPSVQVDDEMGFRVKVEDLGRIAAQSAKQVIIQRMRDAEQEIIYEEYKDRVGEIVSGIVQRRDKGGWVVNLGRTEAILPREEQIPREHYKRGDRVQALIIEVRQEGRGPQVVISRAHRDYMAALFRREVPEVDDGVVQIMGVARDPGSRAKVAVLSRERDVDPVGACVGVRGSRIQNIVQELHGERIDIVVWSADIATYARNALAPALVSRIVVDEEENLLEVIVPDDQLTNAIGRKGQNVKLAARLLGWKVDIFTETRYNEANAIGHGLEQVASVAEVSIEALLGAGYSSLDQLRQATDQELSDKLTISASRIADLRSAINFLAPVVEETPESSAVELGRTHADEEDSGQDQTGDSPREDAQD; encoded by the coding sequence ATGAATCTTGAACTTAAAAAGGCCATTGACCAGATCAGCAAAGACAAGGGCCTTGACCGCAACATGCTCATCGACACGCTTGAAGACGCGGTGCGTACCTCCGTGCTGCGCCGCTTCAGTGAAGATATGGATGTGGAAGTATCCTATAATGACGAAACGGGCGATATTGAGGTCTACCAGTTCAAAATCGTGATGGCCGACGGCGACGTGGCCAATCCCGATACGCAGATAGAACTTGCCGAAGCCCGCGAGCACGATCCTTCCGTTCAGGTGGACGACGAAATGGGCTTCCGCGTCAAGGTTGAAGACCTTGGCCGCATCGCCGCCCAGTCTGCCAAGCAGGTTATCATTCAGCGTATGCGCGACGCCGAACAGGAAATTATCTACGAGGAATACAAGGATCGCGTGGGTGAAATCGTTTCGGGCATCGTGCAGCGCCGCGACAAGGGCGGCTGGGTGGTCAACCTGGGCCGCACCGAAGCCATCCTGCCCCGCGAAGAGCAGATCCCGCGTGAGCATTACAAGCGCGGCGACCGCGTTCAGGCCCTCATTATCGAAGTGCGCCAGGAAGGGCGCGGTCCGCAGGTGGTCATATCCCGTGCGCACCGCGACTACATGGCCGCCCTCTTCCGCCGCGAAGTGCCGGAAGTGGACGACGGCGTGGTGCAGATTATGGGCGTTGCCCGTGATCCCGGCTCACGCGCCAAGGTTGCCGTGCTCTCCCGTGAGCGTGACGTGGACCCCGTGGGCGCCTGCGTTGGCGTGCGCGGCTCGCGCATCCAGAATATCGTGCAGGAGCTGCACGGAGAGCGCATCGACATTGTTGTGTGGAGCGCCGATATTGCCACCTACGCCCGCAACGCCCTGGCCCCGGCCCTGGTATCGCGCATTGTGGTGGATGAAGAAGAAAATCTGCTCGAAGTCATCGTGCCGGACGACCAGCTCACCAACGCCATCGGGCGCAAAGGGCAAAACGTCAAGCTGGCCGCTCGCCTTCTGGGCTGGAAAGTCGATATATTCACCGAGACCCGCTACAACGAGGCCAACGCCATCGGCCACGGTCTCGAGCAGGTGGCCAGTGTGGCCGAAGTGTCCATTGAGGCTCTGCTTGGCGCGGGCTACAGCTCGCTTGACCAGCTGCGCCAGGCCACGGACCAGGAACTGTCCGACAAGCTGACCATCAGCGCGTCGCGCATTGCCGACCTTCGCTCGGCCATCAACTTCCTGGCTCCCGTGGTAGAAGAAACGCCCGAATCCTCCGCTGTGGAACTGGGCCGGACGCATGCCGACGAGGAAGACTCCGGTCAAGACCAGACCGGCGACAGTCCCCGCGAGGATGCGCAAGATTAG